From a single Methylacidiphilum kamchatkense Kam1 genomic region:
- the nifK gene encoding nitrogenase molybdenum-iron protein subunit beta: METTEKTKSQNADNVLDHFNLFRQPQYLQMFEKKKCEFENPVPAEEVEKIREWTKSWEYREKNFAREAISINPSKACQPLGAIFAAVGFEGTLPFVHGSQGCVAYFRSHFSRHFKEPSSCVSSSMTEDAAVFGGLNNMIDGLANSFSLYKPKMIAVSTTCMAEVIGDDLNAFIKNARDKGSIPQDFDVPFAHTPSFVGSHITGYDNMMKGILSYFWDGKAGTVPPLERKPVDRINIIGGFDPYTVGNMRELKRLLSLMGVNYLILSDNSDVWDTPTDGTFRMYDGGTKLAEISDAIHSKATVSIQGFCTEKTISYINEKGQQTVVFHCPIGVRATDAFLMEISKLTGKPIPEELEKERGRLVDAIADSNAHIHGKRFALFGDPDMTLGLTGFLLELGAEPIHVLCTNGGKEWEEKAKALLEASPFGKNCNVYAGKDLWHMRSLLFTEPVDFLIGNTYAKYLERDTGTPLIRIGFPIFDRHHHHRYPIWGYQGGLNVLVWILDKIFDEMDKNTIVPAKSDYSYDIIR, translated from the coding sequence ATGGAAACGACAGAAAAGACAAAAAGCCAAAATGCCGACAATGTGCTCGATCATTTTAATCTGTTTAGACAACCCCAGTACTTACAGATGTTCGAAAAGAAAAAGTGTGAGTTTGAAAATCCCGTACCTGCTGAAGAGGTTGAAAAAATCAGGGAATGGACAAAAAGCTGGGAGTACAGAGAAAAAAATTTCGCTCGAGAAGCCATATCCATAAATCCTTCCAAAGCCTGCCAACCCCTGGGAGCTATCTTTGCGGCAGTAGGATTTGAAGGAACCCTGCCCTTTGTTCATGGCTCCCAGGGCTGTGTGGCTTATTTTCGAAGCCATTTTAGCCGGCATTTTAAAGAACCCTCCAGCTGTGTTTCCTCTTCTATGACTGAAGATGCGGCAGTCTTTGGTGGACTTAACAACATGATTGATGGGCTAGCGAATTCTTTTTCTTTATACAAACCAAAAATGATCGCTGTCTCCACTACTTGCATGGCTGAAGTGATTGGCGATGATCTCAATGCCTTTATAAAAAATGCAAGGGATAAAGGCAGCATTCCTCAAGACTTTGACGTTCCTTTCGCCCATACTCCATCCTTTGTTGGAAGCCATATTACAGGCTACGACAATATGATGAAAGGGATACTGAGCTATTTTTGGGATGGTAAAGCGGGAACGGTGCCACCACTAGAAAGAAAGCCTGTGGATCGAATCAATATTATTGGAGGTTTTGACCCTTATACGGTAGGCAATATGAGGGAATTAAAAAGACTACTTAGTTTGATGGGGGTTAACTATTTGATTCTTTCTGATAATAGCGATGTTTGGGATACCCCAACCGATGGGACATTCCGAATGTATGATGGTGGAACGAAACTCGCTGAGATTTCTGATGCGATTCATTCAAAAGCTACGGTTTCCATCCAAGGATTTTGCACAGAAAAAACCATCTCTTACATAAACGAGAAGGGCCAACAAACTGTTGTCTTCCATTGCCCAATAGGAGTGCGGGCGACCGATGCATTCCTTATGGAAATCAGTAAGTTGACCGGAAAGCCTATCCCTGAAGAACTTGAAAAAGAACGGGGAAGGCTTGTCGATGCCATCGCAGATTCCAATGCCCATATTCATGGGAAGCGCTTTGCTCTGTTTGGAGATCCGGATATGACCCTTGGTCTTACTGGTTTTCTTTTGGAACTAGGAGCCGAACCAATTCATGTCTTATGTACCAATGGGGGGAAAGAATGGGAAGAAAAAGCTAAAGCTCTTCTAGAGGCTTCTCCTTTTGGCAAAAACTGCAATGTTTATGCTGGCAAAGACCTGTGGCATATGCGTTCACTGCTCTTTACAGAGCCTGTGGATTTTTTAATCGGTAACACGTATGCTAAATATCTCGAAAGGGATACGGGCACCCCCTTGATTCGTATTGGATTTCCTATTTTTGATAGGCATCATCATCATCGCTATCCGATATGGGGCTATCAGGGTGGATTGAATGTTCTGGTGTGGATCTTGGATAAGATCTTTGATGAGATGGATAAAAACACAATCGTTCCTGCAAAATCAGATTATAGCTATGACATAATACGATAA
- the nifE gene encoding nitrogenase iron-molybdenum cofactor biosynthesis protein NifE produces the protein MTTLSAKIQEVFQEPACQKNRSKSDKERKKGCTKILQPGAAAGGCAFDGAKIALQPITDVVHLVHGPIACEGNSWDNRGSKSSGSKLYRLGFTTDINEMDVIYGGEKRLFKAIKEVVEKYRPPAVFVYNTCIPALIGDDLEAVCKAAKEKFGIPVVPIQSPGFAGSKNLGNKLAGEALLDYVIGTEEPEVTTPYDINIIGEYNLAGELWQVKPLFDRLGIRIAACISGDSRYKEIASCHRARAAMLVCSKAMINIARKMEERYGIPFFEGSFYGISDMSEALRNIAMLLVQRGAEEELLAKTEILIRHEEQKAWKKLETYKKRLSGKRVLLITGGVKSWSVVSALQEVGMVVVGTSVKKSTEEDKQRIKKIMGEEAHMIEEMTPKEMYKMLKDAQADILLSGGRSQFVALKAKVPWLDINQERHHAYAGYEGMVNLVDQIDRTLNNPMWNEVRTPAPWD, from the coding sequence ATGACGACGCTATCGGCAAAAATCCAGGAGGTGTTTCAAGAGCCAGCCTGCCAGAAAAACCGTTCCAAATCAGATAAGGAACGGAAAAAAGGCTGTACCAAGATCTTACAGCCTGGTGCTGCAGCAGGAGGCTGTGCCTTTGATGGAGCCAAAATCGCCTTGCAGCCTATAACCGATGTCGTTCATCTTGTGCATGGACCAATAGCCTGCGAAGGAAACTCTTGGGATAACCGAGGGTCCAAGTCCTCCGGCTCCAAGCTTTACCGTTTGGGTTTTACGACAGATATAAACGAAATGGATGTTATTTATGGCGGAGAAAAGAGGCTTTTCAAAGCCATAAAGGAAGTGGTGGAAAAGTACAGACCTCCAGCCGTTTTCGTTTATAACACCTGTATTCCTGCCTTGATTGGCGATGATTTAGAAGCCGTATGCAAGGCAGCCAAAGAGAAATTTGGGATCCCTGTTGTTCCGATTCAATCTCCTGGATTTGCTGGTAGTAAAAACCTTGGTAACAAGTTAGCCGGCGAAGCGTTGTTGGACTACGTTATTGGCACAGAAGAACCAGAAGTGACTACGCCGTATGATATCAACATCATTGGCGAATATAATTTAGCGGGGGAATTGTGGCAGGTAAAACCGCTTTTCGACCGGCTTGGTATACGGATTGCTGCCTGTATATCAGGAGATAGTCGATACAAAGAAATAGCCAGTTGTCATAGGGCCAGAGCAGCGATGCTTGTCTGCTCGAAGGCGATGATCAATATCGCCAGAAAAATGGAAGAGCGCTATGGGATACCTTTTTTTGAAGGATCTTTTTATGGAATCTCCGATATGAGTGAGGCTTTAAGAAACATTGCTATGCTTCTTGTCCAAAGGGGAGCAGAGGAAGAACTATTGGCGAAAACAGAAATTCTGATCAGACACGAGGAACAGAAAGCTTGGAAAAAGTTGGAAACATACAAAAAAAGGTTATCTGGCAAAAGGGTTTTATTGATCACTGGAGGAGTGAAATCTTGGTCTGTTGTTTCGGCTTTGCAAGAAGTAGGGATGGTGGTGGTAGGGACTAGTGTTAAAAAGTCAACGGAAGAAGATAAACAAAGGATTAAAAAAATCATGGGAGAAGAAGCTCACATGATCGAAGAGATGACGCCTAAGGAGATGTATAAGATGCTTAAGGATGCTCAGGCTGACATTTTGTTATCCGGAGGCCGCTCTCAGTTTGTTGCATTAAAGGCGAAGGTTCCTTGGCTAGATATTAATCAGGAAAGACATCATGCCTATGCTGGGTATGAAGGAATGGTCAATTTGGTAGATCAGATTGATAGGACTTTAAATAATCCTATGTGGAATGAGGTAAGAACTCCTGCTCCATGGGACTAA
- a CDS encoding phosphoadenylyl-sulfate reductase, with amino-acid sequence MKAMKKELFDSLQDYNRLLEKKDALERISWALDFFKRKVILSSSFGAQSVVTLKLVLSVWPEIPVVVIDTGYLFPETYRYIDRLVEELKINLKVYRPALSPAWFEARYGKLWEQGKEGIEKYNQIMKVEPMIRSLEELDADCWISGLRREQSSTRKNIPILTWHWDRAKLHPIADWTTEKVNEFIYKNKLPMHPLAFEGYVSIGDIHTTSKLEEGMIPEQTRFFGIKRECGLHEAKETFQGR; translated from the coding sequence ATGAAAGCAATGAAAAAAGAATTGTTCGATTCCTTACAGGACTATAACCGGCTTTTGGAAAAAAAAGATGCCTTGGAGCGGATTAGTTGGGCGCTCGATTTTTTCAAAAGAAAAGTGATCTTAAGCTCGAGTTTTGGAGCTCAATCGGTTGTGACACTCAAGCTGGTTCTTTCTGTCTGGCCAGAAATTCCTGTTGTAGTGATCGATACGGGCTATCTTTTCCCAGAAACTTACCGCTACATTGATAGGCTAGTGGAAGAATTGAAAATCAATCTAAAAGTATATAGGCCCGCTCTTTCTCCTGCTTGGTTTGAAGCACGCTACGGAAAACTCTGGGAGCAAGGCAAAGAGGGCATAGAAAAGTATAATCAGATAATGAAAGTTGAGCCTATGATCCGTTCTTTGGAAGAACTTGATGCCGATTGTTGGATTTCTGGTTTGCGCAGGGAACAATCTTCGACCAGAAAAAACATCCCTATTTTAACCTGGCATTGGGATCGGGCAAAGCTGCATCCCATTGCCGATTGGACAACGGAGAAAGTCAACGAGTTTATCTATAAGAATAAACTGCCGATGCATCCGCTGGCTTTCGAGGGGTATGTTTCCATAGGGGATATTCATACGACAAGCAAACTTGAAGAAGGGATGATTCCAGAGCAAACCCGATTTTTTGGCATCAAAAGAGAATGCGGCCTCCATGAGGCAAAGGAAACTTTCCAAGGGCGCTAG
- the nifV gene encoding homocitrate synthase — translation MLADTTLRDGEQTPGVAFSPNQKALIAKRLAQCGLREIEAGTPSIGKVEMEAFDKILSLGLSARILAWGRMTEEDLKAVKHSGTTTVNLSIPLSDIQIATKLKTTRSSVLEKIKKYVSKAKDMGLEVAVGGEDASRADEHFLMEAIEVAQQSGAFRFRYADTVGILDPILTYKIISKLKKITPMLLEFHGHDDFGMATANSIAAWHAGVDSLSLTVCGLGERAGNGSLEEVAFFLSIRENVDSGIDLKALFSLCFLVARFSGRKIPRWKSILGKDIFLHESGIHVDGILKNPRNYEPFNPTIVGRKHRFILGKHSGRKSVLWTYEKLGILLSEEQARRILDQIRDFAINNKRTPSKEELIGFVDTPTALPASGTIKKSC, via the coding sequence TTGTTAGCTGACACAACCTTACGAGACGGAGAGCAAACTCCAGGAGTTGCCTTCAGTCCCAATCAAAAGGCTCTGATTGCTAAACGGTTAGCGCAATGTGGCCTCAGAGAAATTGAAGCAGGCACCCCATCGATCGGAAAAGTAGAAATGGAAGCCTTCGATAAAATTCTTTCCCTTGGACTTTCTGCTCGGATCCTTGCATGGGGAAGAATGACGGAGGAAGATTTAAAAGCAGTCAAGCACTCTGGAACAACTACTGTCAACCTCTCCATACCCCTTTCTGACATTCAGATTGCAACAAAACTCAAGACGACCCGATCCTCTGTGCTAGAAAAAATAAAAAAATATGTATCGAAAGCCAAGGATATGGGCCTTGAAGTGGCCGTGGGAGGAGAAGATGCTTCCCGAGCTGATGAACATTTTTTAATGGAGGCCATTGAAGTTGCTCAACAAAGCGGGGCCTTTCGATTTCGCTATGCTGATACTGTTGGTATTCTCGATCCTATTCTAACATACAAAATCATTTCCAAGTTAAAAAAAATCACTCCCATGCTTTTGGAATTCCATGGACATGATGATTTTGGCATGGCTACAGCCAATTCGATAGCTGCCTGGCATGCTGGTGTCGATTCTCTTAGCCTTACCGTTTGCGGTCTTGGAGAAAGAGCAGGGAATGGATCGCTTGAAGAAGTCGCCTTTTTCCTTTCTATTCGTGAAAATGTAGATAGCGGCATAGATCTAAAGGCACTTTTTTCCTTGTGTTTCTTAGTTGCTCGGTTCAGTGGAAGGAAAATTCCTCGTTGGAAGAGTATCCTAGGGAAAGACATTTTTCTGCATGAATCAGGCATTCATGTCGATGGAATTCTCAAAAACCCAAGGAATTATGAACCCTTCAATCCGACTATTGTAGGCCGCAAGCATCGGTTTATTCTTGGGAAACATTCAGGAAGAAAATCCGTTCTTTGGACCTACGAAAAACTGGGAATTCTTTTATCAGAAGAACAGGCCCGGAGAATATTGGATCAGATTAGGGATTTTGCAATCAACAACAAAAGAACTCCTTCAAAAGAAGAACTAATAGGATTTGTCGATACTCCAACGGCCTTACCTGCATCTGGCACCATTAAAAAAAGCTGTTAA
- the nifD gene encoding nitrogenase molybdenum-iron protein alpha chain has translation MSLTIENAQPVNVKERNKALIKEVLQVYPEKAAKKREKHLNLYEAGKTDCGVKSNIKSLPGVMTIRGCAYAGSKGVVWGPIKDMIHISHGPVGCGQYSWASRRNYYIGTTGIDTFVTMQFTTDFQERDIVFGGDKKLAKALEELQELFPLNKGITIQSECPIGLIGDDIEAVAKAKSKDFGGKTIVPVRCEGFRGVSQSLGHHIANDSIRDWVLEKMAGKKEEFVSTPYDVAIIGDYNIGGDAWTSRILLEEMGLRVVAQWSGDGSLKELERTPKVKLNILHCYRSMNYISRYMEEKFGIPWVEYNFFGPTKIAESLRKIASFFDDKIKEGAEKVIAKYQPMVDAVIAKYRPRLEGKKVMLFVGGLRPRHVIGAYEDLGMEVIGTGYEFGHNDDYQRTTHYVKDGTLIYDDVTGFEFEKFVEALQPDLVGSGIKEKYVFQKMGFPFRQMHSWDYSGPYHGYDGFAIFARDMDMAINSPVWKMTAAPWKTTK, from the coding sequence ATGAGTTTGACAATAGAAAACGCACAACCAGTGAATGTTAAGGAAAGGAACAAAGCGCTTATCAAAGAGGTGTTGCAAGTCTACCCAGAGAAGGCGGCAAAAAAAAGAGAAAAGCACTTAAATCTTTATGAAGCTGGGAAGACCGATTGTGGCGTAAAATCCAATATTAAATCGCTACCTGGGGTAATGACCATCAGAGGATGTGCTTATGCTGGATCCAAAGGGGTGGTCTGGGGACCAATAAAAGATATGATCCATATTAGCCATGGACCGGTGGGTTGTGGGCAATATTCATGGGCTTCACGTCGGAATTATTATATCGGCACAACAGGCATAGATACCTTTGTGACCATGCAGTTTACGACAGATTTCCAAGAAAGGGACATTGTCTTTGGAGGAGATAAGAAGTTAGCAAAGGCTCTGGAAGAACTGCAGGAACTCTTTCCTTTAAACAAAGGTATTACCATTCAGTCGGAATGTCCTATTGGACTGATTGGAGATGATATTGAGGCTGTGGCCAAAGCTAAAAGTAAAGATTTCGGTGGCAAGACAATTGTACCAGTACGGTGTGAAGGTTTTAGAGGGGTTTCGCAATCTTTGGGTCACCATATAGCCAATGATAGCATCAGGGATTGGGTGCTAGAAAAAATGGCCGGCAAAAAAGAAGAGTTTGTTTCTACTCCTTATGATGTTGCTATTATCGGTGATTATAACATTGGTGGGGATGCTTGGACCTCACGCATCCTTCTTGAAGAAATGGGCTTACGCGTTGTGGCTCAATGGTCAGGAGATGGTAGCTTAAAAGAGCTTGAGAGAACCCCTAAAGTCAAACTCAATATCTTACACTGTTATCGCTCAATGAATTACATCAGTCGGTACATGGAAGAGAAATTTGGGATTCCATGGGTAGAATACAACTTCTTTGGACCAACAAAGATAGCCGAATCGCTGCGGAAGATTGCGAGCTTTTTTGACGATAAAATTAAAGAAGGGGCCGAAAAGGTCATTGCTAAGTATCAACCAATGGTCGATGCGGTCATTGCTAAATACAGACCTAGGTTAGAAGGTAAAAAAGTAATGCTCTTTGTGGGAGGCTTAAGGCCCAGGCATGTCATTGGAGCTTACGAAGATTTGGGAATGGAAGTCATTGGAACTGGCTATGAGTTTGGCCATAACGATGATTATCAGCGGACGACACATTATGTGAAGGATGGCACCCTTATTTATGATGATGTGACAGGCTTCGAATTTGAAAAGTTTGTTGAAGCCCTACAGCCTGATCTAGTGGGTTCGGGAATCAAAGAAAAATATGTTTTCCAAAAGATGGGCTTTCCTTTTCGCCAGATGCATTCGTGGGATTATTCTGGGCCGTATCATGGGTATGATGGCTTTGCGATATTTGCTAGGGACATGGACATGGCAATCAATAGTCCGGTGTGGAAAATGACTGCTGCGCCTTGGAAAACAACGAAATGA
- the nifH gene encoding nitrogenase iron protein — protein sequence MSGLRQIAFYGKGGIGKSTTSQNTLAALAEMGQRILIVGCDPKADSTRLILHSKAQDTILHLAAQAGSVEDLEIEDVMKIGYRNIRCVESGGPEPGVGCAGRGVITSINFLEENGAYEDIDYVSYDVLGDVVCGGFAMPIRENKAQEIYIVMSGEMMAMYAANNICKGILKYANSGGVRLGGLICNERKTDREYDLADALAKRLGSKLIHFVPRDNVVQHAELRRMTVIEYAPDCKQADEYRALAKKIHENAGKGVIPKPVTMDELEDLLMEFGIMKKEDESLIGKAKVEEEAAVCV from the coding sequence GTGAGTGGATTAAGGCAGATTGCTTTTTATGGTAAGGGAGGTATCGGAAAATCAACGACTTCTCAGAATACACTAGCGGCGTTAGCCGAGATGGGGCAGCGGATCCTGATTGTCGGATGCGATCCAAAAGCAGACTCTACGAGATTGATTCTACATTCCAAAGCTCAGGATACCATTCTCCATTTGGCGGCTCAAGCTGGAAGTGTGGAAGACTTGGAAATAGAAGATGTAATGAAAATTGGTTACCGGAACATACGATGCGTCGAATCTGGCGGTCCTGAGCCCGGAGTGGGATGTGCGGGTCGAGGTGTCATCACCTCGATTAATTTCCTAGAAGAAAATGGGGCTTATGAGGATATCGATTATGTGTCGTATGATGTTCTTGGGGATGTCGTCTGTGGGGGATTTGCCATGCCTATTAGAGAAAACAAAGCTCAGGAAATTTATATTGTTATGTCTGGAGAAATGATGGCGATGTATGCGGCAAACAATATCTGCAAAGGAATATTAAAATACGCCAATTCAGGTGGGGTAAGACTGGGTGGATTGATTTGTAACGAAAGGAAGACCGATAGGGAATATGACTTGGCTGATGCATTAGCAAAAAGACTTGGCTCAAAGCTGATCCACTTTGTTCCTAGAGATAATGTCGTCCAGCATGCGGAGTTACGAAGGATGACCGTAATCGAATATGCTCCTGATTGTAAGCAAGCAGACGAATATCGGGCTTTAGCTAAAAAAATCCATGAAAACGCAGGGAAAGGAGTAATCCCCAAGCCGGTGACGATGGATGAACTGGAGGATCTGCTAATGGAGTTTGGGATTATGAAAAAAGAGGACGAAAGCTTGATTGGAAAAGCCAAAGTGGAAGAGGAAGCTGCCGTTTGTGTTTGA
- the cysD gene encoding sulfate adenylyltransferase subunit CysD, producing MQNLDNLESQSIFIFREARYAFKNLAMLWSMGKDSNVLLWLAKKAFCGHIPFPVIHIDTTYEFPQMLEFRSWAKEYYGFELIVKINQEAIERGISYKTHDPVTVTHELKTVALKQALEEYKWDGLITGIRRDEDGVRAKERYFSPRNQSMEWEYKNQPPEFWNLFLATLPNNGHVRIQPLLDWTELDIWLYIKRENIPIPSLYFSKNGKRYRSLGCWPITHPVPSNASTIDEIIEELYHTKTSERAGRAQDHAEPNAMQKLRAKGFL from the coding sequence ATGCAGAATTTAGACAACTTAGAATCTCAAAGTATTTTTATTTTTCGAGAAGCTCGATATGCTTTTAAAAATCTAGCTATGCTCTGGTCAATGGGGAAGGATTCAAACGTGCTCCTTTGGCTAGCCAAGAAAGCCTTTTGCGGGCATATTCCTTTCCCGGTTATTCATATTGATACGACTTACGAATTTCCTCAAATGCTCGAATTTCGTTCTTGGGCAAAAGAATATTATGGCTTTGAATTGATTGTTAAAATTAACCAAGAAGCCATTGAGCGAGGCATTAGCTATAAGACGCATGATCCTGTTACAGTCACCCACGAGCTGAAAACGGTGGCTCTCAAGCAGGCTTTGGAAGAATACAAGTGGGATGGTTTAATTACGGGCATACGAAGAGACGAAGACGGCGTTCGGGCTAAAGAAAGATACTTTTCCCCTAGAAACCAATCTATGGAATGGGAATACAAAAACCAACCGCCCGAATTTTGGAATCTGTTTTTGGCTACTCTTCCTAATAATGGCCACGTCAGAATACAGCCCCTCCTTGATTGGACAGAACTCGATATCTGGCTTTATATTAAACGGGAAAACATCCCTATTCCCTCCCTCTATTTTTCAAAAAATGGGAAACGGTATCGTTCCTTAGGTTGTTGGCCCATCACGCATCCAGTACCAAGCAATGCCTCAACCATTGATGAAATCATAGAAGAACTTTATCATACAAAGACTTCGGAAAGAGCAGGCAGGGCCCAAGATCATGCTGAGCCCAATGCGATGCAAAAACTCCGAGCCAAAGGATTTCTTTAA
- the cysC gene encoding adenylyl-sulfate kinase, protein MNNHLPLGTKTFNIVFAGHVDHGKSTLIGRILWDTDSVPKEKKEAAIAYCQKNRIEFEYAFLLDSLLEERTQNITIDVTEVNFFYGQRRFRIIDAPGHLEFLKNMISGATKADAAVLVIDSSVGIGEQTKRHAMLLALLGIKQIVVALNKFDLVHYSPQAYKILHNECTQLLEKLELPCNFVIPLSAKSGENIIERSMHLSWYEGKPLLETLLGLDISASPENSPLRFPIQDVFRFDERRLLAGRIESGKLQCGELITFYPSGKKSKVKAIHHWPPESSPQVVLAGKSTAIQLEEEIFVERGEIIAHENTPPIVATDFFARIFWLGDQPLVLGAPYTFRLATQQGIARVLQIQRVIDAMTLEDLQPVPMEVKKNETAEVIFRTSAPIACDLFENVQTTGRFVFADQNRIAGGGIILKALPSKPVHEIKGRSRISAAQRAKFLGHRSGVFWMTGLSGSGKTTLSNRLEQILFHRGILAYVIDGDELRGGLSKDLGFDAQDRKENIRRAAETAKTLAKSGLVVIVALISPFEEDRKNARSICEKDGILFKEIYVDAPIEICKSRDPKFLYLKASKGEIPKMTGLDSPYEPPSNCDLHLLTAQESIETCLEKLLDFIVPLVRISPDKERELGLLEDPAAEI, encoded by the coding sequence ATGAATAACCATTTACCTTTAGGGACTAAAACCTTTAACATTGTTTTTGCTGGTCATGTCGATCATGGCAAATCGACATTGATCGGTAGAATTCTGTGGGATACTGATAGCGTTCCTAAAGAAAAAAAAGAAGCAGCCATTGCATATTGCCAAAAGAACAGAATCGAGTTCGAATATGCCTTTCTTTTGGATTCTCTATTAGAAGAAAGAACCCAAAACATTACCATCGATGTCACCGAAGTAAACTTCTTTTATGGGCAGCGAAGATTTAGAATTATTGATGCTCCTGGGCATTTGGAATTTCTAAAAAATATGATTAGTGGAGCAACAAAAGCTGATGCTGCCGTTCTCGTCATCGATTCTTCTGTTGGCATTGGAGAACAGACAAAAAGGCACGCCATGCTCCTTGCGCTTCTCGGAATAAAACAGATAGTGGTGGCACTCAATAAATTCGATCTTGTTCATTACAGCCCTCAAGCATACAAAATTCTCCACAACGAATGTACTCAACTTCTTGAGAAGTTAGAATTACCTTGCAACTTTGTCATTCCACTTTCGGCAAAATCTGGAGAAAACATAATCGAACGTTCGATGCACTTATCTTGGTATGAAGGCAAACCCCTACTCGAAACCTTACTAGGATTAGATATTTCGGCTTCTCCAGAGAATTCGCCTCTTCGCTTTCCTATCCAGGATGTTTTCAGATTTGATGAACGCAGGCTTTTAGCTGGCAGAATCGAATCAGGAAAGTTGCAGTGCGGAGAGTTAATTACATTTTATCCTTCTGGGAAAAAGAGCAAAGTCAAGGCAATACACCATTGGCCTCCCGAGAGTTCCCCTCAGGTAGTCTTAGCTGGCAAATCCACAGCTATTCAACTGGAGGAAGAAATTTTCGTAGAAAGAGGTGAAATCATCGCTCATGAAAACACCCCTCCCATAGTCGCTACTGATTTTTTTGCAAGAATATTCTGGCTAGGAGATCAGCCTCTTGTCCTTGGTGCACCGTATACTTTCCGACTTGCCACTCAACAAGGTATAGCCAGAGTATTGCAAATCCAGCGGGTTATTGATGCTATGACCTTAGAGGACCTACAACCCGTACCCATGGAAGTTAAGAAAAATGAGACCGCCGAGGTGATTTTTCGCACCTCAGCCCCCATCGCCTGTGATTTGTTTGAAAATGTCCAGACGACTGGTCGGTTTGTATTCGCTGACCAAAATAGAATTGCTGGTGGTGGCATCATCCTCAAGGCTTTGCCAAGCAAACCTGTGCATGAAATCAAAGGAAGATCACGAATTAGTGCCGCACAAAGGGCTAAATTTTTGGGACATCGTAGCGGGGTTTTTTGGATGACCGGTCTTTCGGGTTCAGGCAAAACGACCCTTTCCAACCGGCTTGAACAGATACTGTTCCACAGAGGTATTCTTGCTTATGTTATCGATGGAGACGAGCTTCGAGGGGGTCTTAGCAAGGATTTAGGTTTCGATGCACAAGATCGCAAAGAAAATATTCGTCGAGCTGCTGAGACAGCAAAAACCCTTGCTAAATCTGGCCTTGTTGTCATTGTCGCACTAATTTCTCCTTTTGAGGAAGACAGGAAAAACGCCCGATCGATCTGTGAAAAAGATGGCATCCTTTTCAAAGAGATCTATGTCGATGCACCAATTGAAATTTGTAAATCACGGGATCCTAAATTTCTTTATCTCAAAGCAAGCAAAGGAGAAATTCCCAAGATGACGGGGCTTGATTCTCCTTATGAACCTCCTAGCAACTGTGATCTGCATCTTTTGACCGCACAGGAATCGATTGAAACCTGTCTTGAGAAATTGCTGGATTTTATCGTGCCTCTCGTTCGTATATCTCCAGATAAAGAAAGGGAACTGGGCCTGTTGGAGGACCCTGCTGCAGAAATTTAA